GGCGGCCAACACGGCCAGGCCTTGGCGGCGGTCGCCCACCATGCGGCCGAACACGAAGCACAGCGTGGCCGGGATCAGGAAGATCGCGATCATCTGCACGAAGTTGGCCAGCGCCGTGGGGTTCTCGAACGGGTGCGCCGAGTTTGCGTTGAAGAAGCCTCCGCCATTGGTGCCCAGCATCTTGATGGCCAATTGCGAGGCCACTGGGCCCATGGCCAGGGTTTGCGTGCCGCCCTCCAGCGTGGATGCTTGCACGTAGGCCGAGAGGTTCTGGATCACGCCCTGGCCGACAAAAAACACCGCGAACCCCAGCGCGAGTGGCAGCAGTACCCACAGCGTGGCGCGCGTCAGATCGACCCATACGTTGCCGATGCTTTGCGCCGAGTGGCGCGAGAAGCCGCGCACCAGTGCGACCACCACTGCGATGCCGGTGGCGGCCGAGAGAAAGTTCTGCACCGTCAGGCCCAGCATCTGCACCAGGTAGCCCATGGTGGATTCACCGCCATAGCCCTGCCAGTTGGTGTTGGTCATGAAACTGATGGCGGTGTTGAAGGCCGAGTCCGGCGTGACCGCGCCAAAGCCCTGCGGGTTCAGCGGCAGCACGTACTGCAGGCGCTGCAGCGCGTACACCGCGAGCAGGCCCAGGCCGTTGAAGATCAGCAGACCCAGCGTGTAGCGCAGCCAGCCCGATTCCTGTTCGGGCCGTACGCCCGCGATGCGCCAGAGGGGTCGCTCCAGGCGTTGGCCGAACGCGAAGCGGCCCGCCATCACCGCGTCGATTGCGCGCGCCAGTGGCCAGGCCAGCGCGAACAACACGCCCAGAAAGACCGCCAGCTGCAGCCAGGCAGCGCCGCTCATGGCCGCACCCCCTCAGCGGGTTGCAGGCGTTGGCACAGGCAGGCCAGGCCCCAGACGAGCAGGCCGCACGCAGCGGCCAGGCCCAGGTAGAGGAAGTCCATTCGGTTCTCCGTTCATGAGGATGAACCGATGCTAGGAATGCCCGCATCAAGACCAGCACAAGACTTCGGGCCGCGGTCTCAAGAAAGTATCAAGACGCTGCGGCACCGAGCAGGCACGAGCGCTTGCGAGAGAGGCAGGACGTTCAGGTCGCAGCGGCAGCGCTCAACAAACCCTTGCGCTCGATGAAGCGCACCACCTCGTCCACCCCCGCCAGCGTTTTCAGGTTGGTCATCACCCAGGGCCGGCGCTCGGTGTCGGGCCGCATGCGCGCGGTGTCGACCTTCATCACCTCCAGGTCCGCGCCCACGTGCGGTGCCAGGTCGGTCTTGTTGATGACGAAGAGGTCGCTCTTGGTGATGCCCGGGCCGCCCTTGCGCGGGATCTTCTCGCCGGCGGCGACGTCGATCACGTAGACCGTGAGGTCCGAGAGTTCGGGACTGAAGGTGGCGGCCAGGTTGTCGCCGCCGCTCTCGATGAACACCACGTCGGCATTCGGAAACTGCTCGAGCATGCGGTCGATGGCTTCAAGGTTGATCGAGGCGTCTTCGCGGATCGCGGTGTGCGGGCAGCCACCGGTCTCTACACCCATGATGCGTTCGGCGGGCAATGCGCCGCTCACGGTGAGCAGGCGCTGGTCTTCCTTGGTGTAGATGTCGTTGGTGATGGCCACCAGGTCGTACTGCGCGCGCATGGCTTTGCAGAGCATTTCGAGCAAGGTGGTCTTGCCCGAGCCGACGGGGCCGCCGATGCCCACGCGCAGGGGCGGCAGGGTTTTGGTGCGGCGGGGGATGTGGTGAAGAGGCGAGGTCATGAGCGGAAGAGCCGTGAGTACTGGGTTTCGTGGCGGGCAGACAAGATGGCGAGCAACGGCGTGAAAGCCTGTCGGGACGCGTCGTCCAGTGACAGGGCGTGGTCCACCGCCTCGGGAATCTGTTGGGCCAGGCGCGCCAGCATGCGCTGCCCGGCGCTCTGCCCCAGCGGCACCGACTTGATGGCGGCCTGCACCATGTTCTCGGCCCAGCCGAAGGCATAGCCCAGCAGGCTGTCGCGCACGCTGCCATCGGTGCAGGCGGCCGCGCAGGCGCAGGCCACGGGGTAGGTCGGTGGGTCCAGGCGCGCGGCCTGCAACTGCTCGAACACGCCCGCGCCCAGCTCGCCGAGCTGGCGCGCCCATTCGAGCAGGGAGCGGCCCATCTGTTCGGTCTGCAGGCGCAGTTCGGCGGTTTCGCGGGTGTGCAGTACCCAGGCATTCAGTGCGGCAATGCGCGTCATGTCGTGCGCGCGCCATGCGGGAATGGCCTGCGCCGCCACCGCGAGGTCGGCGCGCGACAGGCCCAGGTGCATCTGGTCGATGAGCCAGGTGGTGGCGCTGGATTCGTCGTGCACGAGGCCTGCGTCCACCGCGGCCTCCAGGCCTTCGGAGTACGAGAAGCCGCCCACCGGCAGCGCGGGCGAGGCCAGCCAGAGAATCTTCAGCAGACTCGCGTCCGAGCGCTGCGCCGCAAGCTCAGCCGTGGTCATGTCCGTGGTGGTGAGGGCCGTGTCCGTGTCCACCGTAGGCACCCCCTTCCGGTTCGAACGGCTCGCGCACCTCGTCCACCGTGAGGTGCATGGCGCGCAACATGTCGGCCAGCACGTGGTCCGGTTCGATCTTGAGGTGGTCGGGCCGGAGTTCGATCGGCACGTGCCGGTTGCCCAGGTGGTAGGCCGCGCGCATGAGGTCGAAGGCCTGGTCCTGTACGGGGTGGTCGGGGCAGGCGGTGATGCGCATCACCGCTTGCGGCGCGGCCACCACGCGCAGCAGCGAACCATCCTGCGTGAGCAGCACGTCGCCGCCGCGCACGACGGTGCCGCGCGGCAGGAACACGCCGACGTGGCGCTCGTCGGAGGCCACGGCGTCGAAGCGGCTTTTCTGGCGCAGGTCCCAGTCCAGCACGAGCTGCGCGGCGCGCTGCACCAGCGGCACGGCCAGGCCCTGCCCTTGGGGAATCAGTTTGGAGACTTGCAGCATGGGGATGGGCTCAGAACAGGAAGTAGCGCTGTGCCATCGGCAGCTGGCTCGCGGGTTCGCAGGTGAGCAGCACGCCGTCGGCGCGCACCGCGTAGGTCTGCGCGTCGATCTCCATGCGCGGCAGCAGGCTGTTGTGCACCATGTGCGCCTTGGTGACGCCACGGCAGCCTTGCACGGCCGAGAGCGTCTTGCGCAAGCCATAGCGCTCGCCCACGCCCGCGCTCAGCGCCGCCTGCGACACGAAGGTGAGCGAGCTCTGCGCGGTGGCGCCACCGAAGCTGCCGAACATGGGCCGGTAGTGCACCGGTTGCGGTGTAGGAATGGATGCGTTCGGGTCGCCCATGGCGGCCAGCGCGATGCTGCCGCCCTTGAGCACGGTGGTGGGCTTGACGCCGAAGAAGGCGGGCTTCCACACCACCAGGTCGGCCCACTTGCCGACTTCGATGGAGCCGACGATGTGCGCGATGCCGTGTGCGATGGCGGGGTTGACTGTGTACTTGGCGATGTAGCGCTTGACGCGGAAGTTGTCGTGGCGCGTGTTGTCTTCGGGCAGGGTGCCGCGTTGCGCCTTCATCTTGTCCGCCGTCTGCCACGTGCGGATGATGACTTCGCCCACGCGGCCCATGGCCTGGCTGTCGCTGCTCATCATGCTGATGGCGCCCATGTCGTGCAGGATGTCTTCGGCCGCAATCGTCTCGCGGCGGATGCGGCTCTCGGCGAAGGCCAGGTCTTCGGCGATGCCCGCGTCCAGGTGGTGGCACACCATGAGCATGTCCACATGCTCGTCGAGCGTGTTCACCGTGTAGGGCATGGTGGGGTTGGTGGAGGAGGGCAGGAAGTTGGCTTCGCCCACCACACGCAGGATGTCGGGCGCATGGCCACCGCCCGCGCCTTCGGTGTGGAAGGCGCAGAGCGTGCGGCCTTTGGTGGCGGCGATGGTGTCTTCCACGAAGCCCGATTCGTTGAGCGTGTCGCTGTGAATCGCGACCTGCACGTCGGCCTCTTCGGCCACGCTCAGACAGTTGTCGATCGCCGAAGGCGTCGTGCCCCAGTCTTCGTGCAGCTTCAAGCCGATCACACCGGCGTGGATCTGTTCGTGCACAGCTGCGGGCAGGCTGGCGTTGCCTTTGCCCAGGAAACCGAGGTTCATCGGCAGGCCGTCGGCCGCCTGCAGCATGCGCTCGATGTGCCAGGGGCCGGGCGTGCAGGTGGTGGCGAAGGTGCCGGTGGCCGGGCCGGTGCCGCCACCGAGCATGGTGGTGATGCCCGAGGTGAGCGCTTCGTCCACCTGTTGCGGGCAGATGAAATGGATGTGGCTGTCGATGCCACCGGCCGTGACGATGTGGCCCTCGCAACTGATCACTTCGGTGCCCGGGCCGATGACGATGTCCACGCCGGGCTGCGTGTCGGGGTTGCCGGCCTTGCCGATGGCGACGATGCGCCCGCCCTTCAAACCGATGTCGGCCTTGACGATGCCCCAGTGGTCGACGATCACCGCGTTGGTCATGACGGTGTCGACGGTGCCTTCGGCGCGCGTGCGCTGCGACTGCGCCATGCCATCGCGAATGGTCTTGCCGCCGCCGAACTTCACTTCCTCTCCATAGCCACCGGCGGCGAGGGTGAAGTCTTTTTCGATCTCGATGAACAGGCCGGTGTCGGCCAGGCGCAGGCGGTCGCCCACGGTCGGGCCGAACATGCCGGCGTAGGCGCTGCGGGAGATGGTGGCCATGTCAGAGCTTTCCTTGAACGAGGCCGCGAAAGCCGTGGACGATGCGAGCACCCGCGAAGTCCACCAGCTCGACCGTGCGTTGCTGGCCCGGCTCGAAGCGCACGGCGGTGCCGCTGGCGATGTTCAGGCGCATGCCCCGCGCGGCGGCACGGTCGAAGTCCAGCGCGCCATTGGTTTCAGCGAAGTGGTAGTGCGAGCCCACTTGAATGGGGCGCTCGGCGCCGTTCTTCACCACCAGGGTGAGCGTGCGCCGGCCGGGGTTGAGCGGGTGTTCTCCCGCGTCGGTGAGGAGTTCGCCGGGGATCATGTGTTCAGCCCGCGATGAGCGACAACACCATGTTCACGCCGAAGAGCGCGACCACAGCACCGACAGCCCGTGGCAGCCACACGCTCTGGCGTTTCAACGCGAGACCCAGGCCGACGCCGCACACGTGCAGCAGTGCGGTGCCGACCAACATGCCGATCAGCGCGCCGGTGCCGTTGAGTTCCTGGCCGTGGGCCGCGCCATGGAACAGCGCGAAGGCGCCGACCAGTACCGCACCGGCGGCCGCAGGCAGTTGAATGCGAGCCGCCAGCAAGAGCCCCACCACCAGCATCGAGGCCGCGATCATCGGCTCGATCGCCGGAAATGCGATACCTGTCTGTGCCAGCAGCGCACCGGCCAGCAGCGTGCCGGCGAAGGCCAGTGGCGCGGCCCAGATGCGTGTGGTCGTCATCGCGCTCCACACGCCCACGGCCAGCATGGCGGCCAGGTGGTCCAGCCCGGTGATGGGGTGCAGGAAGCCGGTGAGGAAACCGCCGTGGTCATGGGCGTCGCCCACGTGCGCGAAGGCGGAAATCGACACGGCAGCGAGGGCCAGCGGGAGCAGGTGTTTGAGCTTCATGGTGCTTCAGAAAATGGGTTGGTGCACGGTGACGAGCTTCGTGCCGTCGGGGAAGGTGGCTTCGACCTGGATGTCCGGGATCATCTCGGCGATGCCTTCCATCACGTCGTCGCGCGCCAATACGCTGCGGCCCTCGCTCATGAGCTGGGCCACGGTCTTGCCGTCGCGCGCGCCCTCCATCACGGCCGCGCTGATCAGGGCCACGGCTTCCGGGTAGTTGAGCTTGAGGCCGCGCGCCTTGCGCCGCTCGGCCAGCAGGGCGGCGGTGAAGATCAGCAGCTTGTCTTTCTCTCGCGGTGTGAGTTCCATGGTGGTGCACGTCAGCAAGACCCGTGCCCCACCTGCGCGGGCCGGGCGCGCATGGCATGAAAGCTGCACCTGCGTCGGGGTGAACGCCCCTTTGCCCGACCCGTTACCGGCGCCCGCCGAAGCCCCGCAGCGCATCATCAAGGTGCGCCGCGACTACAACAGCTGGGTTGGCAGCGAGACCATGGAGGACTACGCGCTGCGCTACACGCCGCAGCGCTTTCGCAAGTGGAGCGAATGGCGCGTTGCCAACACGGCCTTCGGGGCGGCCTCCTTCCTCATTCTCGAAGCCGTGGGCGCCACGCTGCTGGTGCAATACGGCTTCGTCAACGCCGCGCTGGCCATTCTGTGCACCGGCCTCATCATCTTTCTCGCGGGTCTGCCCATCAGCGTCTATGCCGCGCGCCATGGTGTGGACATGGACCTGCTCACGCGCGGCGCGGGCTTCGGCTACATCGGCTCCACCATCACTTCGCTGATCTACGCCTCGTTCACCTTCATCTTCTTCGCGCTGGAGGCGGCGGTCATGGCCTACGCGCTGGAGCTCGCGCTGGACATCCCGCCGGCCTGGGGCTACCTCATCTGCGCGGTGGTCGTCATCCCGCTGGTGACGCACGGCGTGTCGGTGATCAGCCGCTTCCAGGTCTGGACCCAACCCCTGTGGATCGTGATGATGGTGGTGCCTTTCGGTGCGGTGGCCTGGATGGCGCCCGAGACGTTCACCAATGTGGTGCGATATGGGGGCGAATCGGGTGCGGGGGCGGTGTTCGACTGGCACTTGTTTGGTGCGGCTCTCACGGTGGGCATTGCGCTCATCACACAGATGGGCGAGCAGGCCGACTACCTGCGCTTCATGCCGGCGAAAGAGCCGGGCAAGGCCTGGCGCTGGTGGGCGGGCGTGCTCGCGGGCGGGCCGGGCTGGGTGGTGCTGGGCGTGGTGAAGATGCTCGGTGGCGCCTTGCTGGCCTACCTCGCCATCAGCCACATGGTGTCGACCGAGCGTGCTGTGGATCCGAACCAGATGTACCTGGCGGCCTACGAATTCGTGTTCCCGGACTACGGTTGGGCGGTGGCGGCCACGGCCCTGTTCGTGGTGGTCTCTCAGCTCAAGATCAATGTGACCAACGCGTACGCCGGCTCGCTGGCCTGGAGCAATTTCTTCTCGCGCATCACGCACAGCCACCCGGGCCGCGTGGTGTGGGTGGTGTTCAACACCTTCATCGCCTTCATGCTGATGGAGATGAACGTGTTCCAGGCGTTGGGCGAGGTGCTGGGGCTGTACTCCAACATCGCCATTGCCTGGATCATGGCCGTGGTGGCAGACCTCGTGATCAACAAGCCGCTGGGCTGGTCGCCCAAGGGCATCGAGTTCAAGCGGGCGTATCTGTACGACATCAACCCGGTGGGCGTGGGGGCGATGGGCCTGGCGTCGGCGCTGTCCATCGTGGCGCACATGGGCTTTCTGGGCACTGGCGCGCAGGCGTTCTCGGCGGTGATCGCGATGGTGACGGCGTTGGTGGCGGCGCCTGCGATCGCCTGGATCACGAAGGGGCGCTATTACATCGCCAGGACGGGTGGCGTGGGTACAGAAACACCGCGGAGCTGGCTTCGCCAGGCCGCTGGTGTTGCCCCCCTTCAGGGGGGTGACGCCGCAGGCGGCGCGGGGGGTGTTCACACTTGTGTCATCTGTGAGCGGGCCTATGAAGCGCCCGACATGGCGCATTGCCCCGCCTACCAGGGTCACATCTGCTCCTTGTGCTGCACGCTGGACGCGCGCTGCGGCGACTTGTGCAAACCGCACGCGCGCCTCTCCGAACAGTGGATGGCCACCTTGCGCCGCGTGATGCCGCGCCGCATGTGGCCCTACCTGGCAGCGGGCCTGGCGCACTACCTCTTGCTCATGATGATCGTGGCCCCAGTGCTGGCGGCGGTGCTCGGCCTGCTCTACCGGCAGGAGGTGGAGGGCTTGCAGGAAGGCCTGGGTGTGGCGGCCAACACCTCGCTGCTCGACGCGGCACTGCGTTCAGGCTTCGTGCGTGTGTATGCCGTGCTATTGTTGATTGCCGCCACCGTGGCCTGGTGGCTGGTGCTGGCGCACAAGAGCCGCGAGGTGGCGCAGGAAGAGTCGAACCGGCAGACGCGCCTGCTGATGCAGGAAATCGCCTCGCACCAGCGCACCGACGAAGCCCTGCAGCAAGCGCGCCGCGCAGCCGAACAGGCCAACCAGGCCAAGACGCGCTACATCTCCACCATCAGCCACGAACTGCGCACGCCGCTCAACAGCATCCTCGGCTATGCCCAGCTGTTGCAGGAAGACACGGGCGTGGCGCCGCACCGCGCGCAGGCGGTGCGGGTGATCAACCGAGGTGGTGAGCACCTGCTGTCGCTGATCGAAGGCACGCTGGACATCGCGCGCATCGAGTCGGGCAAGCTCGCGCTGGACGTGCGCCCCATGGCCTTTGCCGATGCGATGCGGGAGATGGCCGGCATGTTCGAACTGCAGGCCGCAGCCAAGGGGCTGCGCTTCGTCTTCGACACCGGCAGCCCGCTGCCCGACACCGTGCGCGCCGATGAGAAGCGGCTGCGCCAGATCCTCATCAACCTGCTGGGCAACGCGGTGAAGTTCACCCACTGCGGCGAGGTGCGCCTGCGCGTGGCGCACGCGCGCGAGATGGCGCAGTTCGAGGTGCACGACACCGGCCCCGGCATGGGGCCCCAGGAGCTGGAGCGCGTGTTCGAGCCGTTCGCGCGCGGGCAGGGCGAGGCCAGCGCCACCGCGCCCTCCACGGGCACCGGCCTGGGCCTGACCATCGCCAAGATGCTCACCGACCTCATGGGCGGCGAGATGACGGTGCGCAGCACGCCGGGCCAGGGCTGCGTGTTCACCGTGCGCCTGTTCCTGCCCGAGCTGCGCGGCACGGTGCTGCCCCGGCCCGCCTCGTTGCCGCTGCACGCCGGCTACGACGGCGCGCGCCGGCGGGTACTGGTGGTCGACAACGAAGAGGCCGACCGCGAGTTGCTTGCGCGCTGGCTCACGCCGCTGGGTTTCGACGTGCTGCTGGCCAACAGCGGGCTGGAGGCGCTGGCCCTGCTGGAAGCCTTGCAGCCGGGCGACGCCCGTGCACCGCACGCCATCTTCATGGACCTGGCCATGCCCGGCATCGATGGCTGGGAGACCCTGCGCCGCCTGCGCGCCCAGGGGTGGGCGTCGGTGCCTCTGGCCATCGTCTCGGCCAACGCCTTCGACAAGGGCCTGGACAACGATCTGGGTCACCAGCCGCAGGACTTCTTCGTCAAGCCGGTGCGGCGCGACGACCTGCTCGGCTGGCTGGGCCAGCGCCTGCAGCTGTCCTGGATCGCGCAGGAGCCGCCGCAGCGGACCCACCCTCCCGCCCTGGCTGAACAGGCCGCCAGTGCGCGCCACGACGACATCGAACCGCTGCTGGAATTGGTGCGCCTGGGCTATTACAAGGGCATCGTCCAGTGGCTCGACGACTGGGTGCAGCACCGCCCCGAGCAGGCCGCCTTTGCGCAGCGCCTGCGCGACCTTGCGCGCGAATTCCGCTTTGACGCCATCGAACAGCAACTGCTGCAGACCCGCCATGCCGCATCCCCTTGACACACCGCCGCCCAAAGCCCCTGCCGTGGCGCTGCCCGGCGCCTTGCCCTTGTCGGATGCCCTGGTGGTGCTCATCGTCGACGACGTGCCCGACAACGTCGCGCCGCTGCACGACGCGCTGGACGAAGCCGGCTACACCGTGCTGGTCGCGCTCGATGGGGAGAGCGCCGTGCGCCGCGCCACCCAGGCCGTGCCCGACGTGGTGCTGCTTGACGCGGTCATGCCCGGCATCGATGGCTTCGAGGTCGCGCGCCGCCTGAAGGCCCAGCCCGCCACCGCGCACATTCCCATTCTTTTCATGACCGGCTTGACCGACACCGAACACCTGGTGGCCGCGCTCGATGCCGGCGGCGCGGACTACGTGACCAAGCCGATCAAGCCGCGCGAAGTCATGGCCCGCATGGGCGTGCACCTGCGCACCGCACGGCATGTGCGCCAGGGCGCGGTGGAGCGCAGCCAGGCGCGCAACGCGCTCGACGCGTTCGGCTACGCCACCATCACCGTGCGCGAGCGCGACGGCCGCCTGATGTGGCAGACCCCGCTGGCGCGCGACCTGCTGCGCCACCACTGCGGCACCGAAGCGCCCACGACGCCTGCGGCCGTGCTGCAGTGGCTGCGCCGCCACCTGGGCGAGGCGCGCGAGCAACGTGAGCCCCCGCGCCTCACGCTGGAGACCGGCGCGCGCCGCCTCACCTTCCGTCTGCACCAATGCGTGGGCGACGAACCCAACGGCGAAGGCGGCGACTGGCTCATCGTGATGCAGGAGACCTCGGACGCCGACGTGCTCGCCAGCCTGGCCGCTGCGTTCGGCCTGACCGCGCGCGAAGCCGAGGTGCTGTACTGGGTGGTCAAGGGCAAGATCAACCGCGACATCGGCGACATCCTCGGCTCCAGCCCGGCGACGGTGAAGAAGCACCTGGAACGCATCCACGCCAAGCTCGGGGTGGAGACGCGCACCGCGGCGGCCGCGATGGCGCTGGCGCGGGTGCCGCAGTTGGGGCCGCAACACGGGGGCTCCTGAGCGCGTTGGCGCGGGACGAGGCAAAAATCGCACGGTTGAAATGGACCGCTCCAGACGTGCTACGAGGACGAGCAAGAGGAAGTGCTGCCGACGCGGGAACCGGATCGGCTCATCCGTTTCCCTCCATGAACTTGTTTCATGCGTGGGAGTGCCATGACCCGTGTCCACACCTCCGTTGTCCCGTTAAGTGCCTTCCCGCATTCGCCGGGCCGACCCACGGAGACGCCTGAAAGCGCCCAGCACGAGCAGGCCCCGAGCGCAGATGCCCATGCAGGCACCGACTCTGCCGGGCAGGCCACCCACACGGCGGCGGCCGCCGCCACCTCCCCCATCAACCCCCCCACGCTGCCTGTCGCGCTCACGCTGTCGCCCCAGGCGCAAGACGTTTTGCAAACCAGCATCGACAGCGCGCAGCGTTTGGAGACAGAGAAATGGACACCGCTGCACGCGGCCGCCAAGGTGGGCGACATCGAGCACATCGCGCAGTTGCTGGACGCCGCGGAGATCCCCATCGACGGCCCACTCGCGACCGGCGCCACGCCCTTGCACATTGCGATCGAATACAACCAGCTGGAGGCGGCGAAGCGGCTGGTCGCCGCTGGCGCGGACGTTCGCAGGCCGCGCAAGGACGGCGCCACCCCTTTGCACCTGGCTTGCCACCACGGTCGGGGCGACATCGTCCGATGGCTGCAACCGCTGCTGCGCCTGGACGTGCCGCCTTACCACGCGGGGGCGGCGTTGAACGCGCGCACCCGCTCGGGCCTCACCCCATTGAGCTTGGCGGCAGGGGCCGGCCACGGTGACGTGGTGCAATTCCTGCTCGGGCGCGAGGGCATCGACCCCACCCTCACCGATGCCGACGGCGGCACGGCTCTGCACGCGGCAGCGCGCACGCCCAACACCCACGTCGCGGCCTTGTTGCTGCGCACGATCGCCGTGGACGCGCCCGACGCCATGGGCGCCACACCGTTCATGGCCGCGATCCAGCAAGGGCAGTGCGCGGTGGCCGAACTGCTGCGACACCTTGGTGCCGACCTGCACGGGGCGATGCAGGACGGCACCCGGCCTTTGCACCATGCCTGCCGGAACCCGGACACGCGGGTCCTGGAGTGGCTGCTGGCGCAACCAGGCCTGGACCCCAACCTGACCGACTTCGAAGGGTATGCGCCACTGCACGAGGCCATCCTCGAGGGCCGAGACGGTGTGGTCGCTGCCCTGCTGGCACATGCCGACATCGACATCGAGAGCGCCCTTGCGTCGGGCGCCACGCCCTTTCTGCTGGCCCTGGAGCACCAGCAGATGGGCATCGCCAACCAGTTGTGGGTGGCCGGGGCGTGCCCGACCCAGCCGACGAAAGACGGCGTGACCCCGCTGCACCAGGCCTGCACCCACCCGACGGCACAGATGGCGCGGGCGTTGCTGGAGCACCCCGAGATATTGGAGGTTCATGGCCAGGCCTGCGACATGCCCACGGTGCTGAACCAGACCACGAAGAAGGGCGAGACCTTGTTGCACTGGGCCGCGCGCGCGGGCAACGCCGAGCTCGTGGCGCTGTTGTTGGGTCAACCCGGCATCCACCCCAACGGGGCCGACGAAAGAGGTTGGACGCCGCTGCACGTCGCCGCGCGGGCAGGACGCGACGACATCGTGGGCCTGTTGCTGGGGCATGCCGATACCGATGTCTTCGCGAAAGGGGCGCTGGGTTTCACGGTTCTGCACTGTGCGGCGATCGGCCCCGACACGCTGCAGGTCGCGCAGGCTGTGCGGCGGGCCTTGCCCCCTGGCGACTATGCCGCGTTGTGCGCCACCGGCGACGCCTGCGGCACTTGGCCTGCCACGCTGGCGGCCCAGCGCGGCGAGCCGGTCGACGTGATCCAGGCGCTGCGTGCACCCGCGCCGCCCACCCTCTGGACGCCCCACCACACGTCCTACAACCGAGGATGGCTCATCACCGGTTGCGACCTACCGAGCTTGAACGCAAGGCAACTGGTCGATGACGCGAAGCAGGCGGGCATCGACCTGTACACCTACGGCGATGGCAGGATCGAGCTGTCGTGGAAAGAACTGCACCAGCAGCCCATCCAGGATGGCGACTTCGTCATTTGGTATGGCCACAGCTTCTGGGACAACGAACTCCAGCAGGTGATGGTGCAACTCGGTCGGAACGAGCGCGTGCCGCTGGTGGCGGTAGCGCGCTACTTCCTCGAGAAAGGCGTCTCGAAGGTGTGGATGTTCGGCTGTGAAGCTGCCGACGCGGTCACGCCGATGAGGAACTGCTTCCAGAACGGCCCTTACATGCCCGAGCCGCTCGATCCGGCGGCGGGCTATGCGGGGGTGGTCATCACCGTCGTCTCGTCACACCGCGAAACCTTGGTATCGCTGAACAACCACGGCATCCGGTTGGTGTTGCAGGACTGCGCGGCCGAGCGCGTGCAAGCGGGTTCGGGGAATCGCTTGCAGACACGCTCGGTTCTGCCGGCATCCTCCTTGCAGTGGGATGCAAGACAAACCCGCTGGTCGACCACCAAGAACCCGGCGCTGACGGTACACACCATGAAAGACTTTTCGCCGGCGGAGGCAGAAGAAGCCAAGGTCCAACTGATGCTTTTCTACGCGATGGAGGACCAGGTGGAAGAGGTCGAAGCGCTGGTGACACGGCACGGCGTCGATCCGAATGCGGCCGATGAGAGCGGATGGACCGCGCTGAACCTGGCGTGTCATTACGGTCACCACGGGTTGGCCGAGCGGTTGATCCAGGTCGGTGGCCATCTGAACCAGGCCGACCGTGCTGGCAACCTTCCCATGGCGTTGGCCTGCCGCGAGGGGCACCTGGCCTTGGTCGAGCTGCTGCTCAAGCACGGCGCTGCGGTGGACCAGGCAACCCCCAAGCGTCCGCACACGCCACTCATGGTGGCCAGCGAGCGCGGTCAT
The sequence above is a segment of the Hydrogenophaga sp. BPS33 genome. Coding sequences within it:
- a CDS encoding hybrid sensor histidine kinase/response regulator; this encodes MVVHVSKTRAPPARAGRAWHESCTCVGVNAPLPDPLPAPAEAPQRIIKVRRDYNSWVGSETMEDYALRYTPQRFRKWSEWRVANTAFGAASFLILEAVGATLLVQYGFVNAALAILCTGLIIFLAGLPISVYAARHGVDMDLLTRGAGFGYIGSTITSLIYASFTFIFFALEAAVMAYALELALDIPPAWGYLICAVVVIPLVTHGVSVISRFQVWTQPLWIVMMVVPFGAVAWMAPETFTNVVRYGGESGAGAVFDWHLFGAALTVGIALITQMGEQADYLRFMPAKEPGKAWRWWAGVLAGGPGWVVLGVVKMLGGALLAYLAISHMVSTERAVDPNQMYLAAYEFVFPDYGWAVAATALFVVVSQLKINVTNAYAGSLAWSNFFSRITHSHPGRVVWVVFNTFIAFMLMEMNVFQALGEVLGLYSNIAIAWIMAVVADLVINKPLGWSPKGIEFKRAYLYDINPVGVGAMGLASALSIVAHMGFLGTGAQAFSAVIAMVTALVAAPAIAWITKGRYYIARTGGVGTETPRSWLRQAAGVAPLQGGDAAGGAGGVHTCVICERAYEAPDMAHCPAYQGHICSLCCTLDARCGDLCKPHARLSEQWMATLRRVMPRRMWPYLAAGLAHYLLLMMIVAPVLAAVLGLLYRQEVEGLQEGLGVAANTSLLDAALRSGFVRVYAVLLLIAATVAWWLVLAHKSREVAQEESNRQTRLLMQEIASHQRTDEALQQARRAAEQANQAKTRYISTISHELRTPLNSILGYAQLLQEDTGVAPHRAQAVRVINRGGEHLLSLIEGTLDIARIESGKLALDVRPMAFADAMREMAGMFELQAAAKGLRFVFDTGSPLPDTVRADEKRLRQILINLLGNAVKFTHCGEVRLRVAHAREMAQFEVHDTGPGMGPQELERVFEPFARGQGEASATAPSTGTGLGLTIAKMLTDLMGGEMTVRSTPGQGCVFTVRLFLPELRGTVLPRPASLPLHAGYDGARRRVLVVDNEEADRELLARWLTPLGFDVLLANSGLEALALLEALQPGDARAPHAIFMDLAMPGIDGWETLRRLRAQGWASVPLAIVSANAFDKGLDNDLGHQPQDFFVKPVRRDDLLGWLGQRLQLSWIAQEPPQRTHPPALAEQAASARHDDIEPLLELVRLGYYKGIVQWLDDWVQHRPEQAAFAQRLRDLAREFRFDAIEQQLLQTRHAASP
- a CDS encoding response regulator transcription factor yields the protein MPHPLDTPPPKAPAVALPGALPLSDALVVLIVDDVPDNVAPLHDALDEAGYTVLVALDGESAVRRATQAVPDVVLLDAVMPGIDGFEVARRLKAQPATAHIPILFMTGLTDTEHLVAALDAGGADYVTKPIKPREVMARMGVHLRTARHVRQGAVERSQARNALDAFGYATITVRERDGRLMWQTPLARDLLRHHCGTEAPTTPAAVLQWLRRHLGEAREQREPPRLTLETGARRLTFRLHQCVGDEPNGEGGDWLIVMQETSDADVLASLAAAFGLTAREAEVLYWVVKGKINRDIGDILGSSPATVKKHLERIHAKLGVETRTAAAAMALARVPQLGPQHGGS